Proteins encoded by one window of Salvia splendens isolate huo1 chromosome 7, SspV2, whole genome shotgun sequence:
- the LOC121742710 gene encoding GTP-binding nuclear protein Ran-3-like, protein MALPNQQTVDYPSFKLVIVGDGGTGKTTFVKRHLTGEFEKKYEPTIGVEVHPLDFFTNCGKIRFYCWDTAGQEKFGGLRDGYYIHGQCAIIMFDVTARLTYKNVPTWHRDLCRVCENIPIVLCGNKVDVKNRQVKAKQVTFHRKKNLQYYEISAKSNYNFEKPFLYLARKLAGDLTLHFVESPALAPPEVQIDLIAQKQHEDELNQAATLPLPDDDDDAFD, encoded by the exons ATG GCGTTGCCGAATCAGCAGACTGTGGATtaccctagcttcaagcttgtCATTGTTGGAGATGGCGGAACCG GAAAAACTACATTTGTGAAGAGGCATCTCACTGGCGAATTCGAGAAGAAATATGAAC CAACTATTGGTGTTGAGGTTCATCCATTGGATTTCTTCACCAACTGTGGGAAAATCCGTTTCTATTGCTGGGACACTGCCGGCCAAGAGAAATTTGGTGGGCTTAGGGATGGATATTA CATCCATGGACAATGCGCCATCATTATGTTTGACGTGACAGCTCGGTTGACCTACAAGAATGTTCCAACGTGGCACCGTGATCTCTGCCG TGTCTGTGAAAATATCCCGATCGTGCTGTGTGGGAACAAAGTTGATGTCAAGAACAGGCAGGTCAAAGCAAAGCAAGTTACATTCCACAGGAAGAAGAATTTGCAGTACTATGAAATCTCAGCAAAGAGTAACTACAACTTCGAGAAGCCTTTCTTGTACCTTGCCCGGAAGCTCGCTGG TGATCTTACCCTGCACTTTGTCGAGTCCCCGGCCCTGGCTCCTCCTGAAGTTCAAATTGATTTGATTGCACAGAAACA GCATGAAGATGAGCTTAATCAGGCAGCCACCCTTCCTCTTcccgatgatgatgatgatgcatTTGACTAA
- the LOC121742572 gene encoding uncharacterized protein LOC121742572 isoform X2, with amino-acid sequence MRFRTREVVSRKLLIPCPSSPQGAECFVTGDVVEVFHQYSWKIAVVVNVLGSKKESRNKNIHPKVSTCKNQYLVRLVGYSKEVAIDRTKIRMRQTWHDGKWVQSTKIPQVGDDLIVSKPSKSNFCLKMNSQGPAFNSRVKYQPGEDFGNFKDEAAPRESAVISSRSLKRMSPYVSSVIEANDGYVQKFQTAEKEGRKQRVVADRVLDKFFLK; translated from the exons ATGAGATTCAGAACTAGGGAGGTGGTTTCAAGGAAGTTATTGATACCTTGCCCTTCTTCTCCACAAGGTGCAGAGTGTTTCGTAACTGGAGACGTTGTTGAGGTCTTCCATCAATATTCTTGGAAGATTGCTGTGGTCGTGAATGTTCTAGGAAGCAAAAAAGAAAGTAGAAATAAGAATATCCATCCCAAGGTTTCGACATGCAAGAATCAATATTTAGTGAGACTAGTTGGGTACTCAAAGGAAGTTGCTATTGATAGAACGAAGATCAGGATGAGACAGACATGGCATGATGGAAAATGGGTTCAATCGACAAAG ATTCCTCAAGTAGGTGATGATTTAATAGTGAGCAAACCATCAAAGTCAAATTTTTGTCTGAAGATGAACTCCCAGGGTCCAGCGTTCAATTCTAGAGTTAAATATCAACCTGGAGAAGATTTTGGAAACTTCAAAGATGAAGCTGCACCAAGGGAATCTGCTGTGATCTCCTCAAGATCCCTGAAGAGGATGTCCCCATATGTTTCATCTGTTATTGAAGCCAATGACGGATATGTACAAAAGTTTCAAACCGCTGAGAAAGAAGGCCGGAAGCAGCGAGTGGTTGCTGACCGGGTACTTGACAAG TTCTTTTTGAAATGA
- the LOC121742572 gene encoding uncharacterized protein LOC121742572 isoform X1 has product MRFRTREVVSRKLLIPCPSSPQGAECFVTGDVVEVFHQYSWKIAVVVNVLGSKKESRNKNIHPKVSTCKNQYLVRLVGYSKEVAIDRTKIRMRQTWHDGKWVQSTKIPQVGDDLIVSKPSKSNFCLKMNSQGPAFNSRVKYQPGEDFGNFKDEAAPRESAVISSRSLKRMSPYVSSVIEANDGYVQKFQTAEKEGRKQRVVADRVLDKVHAVAYPNETLGERYMHASCNAITNGYDQMDREKLNDALGYSGFRNSELNSSDNDASSVGSCSVTNLCLKNYYNRFMPVHCQETDTLSDAELYHRPGSERESSSLPSNEEVEVSIHSLELHAYRSTLEALYASGPLSWDQEALLTNLRIMLHISNDEHLKELKHLISTKTANYC; this is encoded by the exons ATGAGATTCAGAACTAGGGAGGTGGTTTCAAGGAAGTTATTGATACCTTGCCCTTCTTCTCCACAAGGTGCAGAGTGTTTCGTAACTGGAGACGTTGTTGAGGTCTTCCATCAATATTCTTGGAAGATTGCTGTGGTCGTGAATGTTCTAGGAAGCAAAAAAGAAAGTAGAAATAAGAATATCCATCCCAAGGTTTCGACATGCAAGAATCAATATTTAGTGAGACTAGTTGGGTACTCAAAGGAAGTTGCTATTGATAGAACGAAGATCAGGATGAGACAGACATGGCATGATGGAAAATGGGTTCAATCGACAAAG ATTCCTCAAGTAGGTGATGATTTAATAGTGAGCAAACCATCAAAGTCAAATTTTTGTCTGAAGATGAACTCCCAGGGTCCAGCGTTCAATTCTAGAGTTAAATATCAACCTGGAGAAGATTTTGGAAACTTCAAAGATGAAGCTGCACCAAGGGAATCTGCTGTGATCTCCTCAAGATCCCTGAAGAGGATGTCCCCATATGTTTCATCTGTTATTGAAGCCAATGACGGATATGTACAAAAGTTTCAAACCGCTGAGAAAGAAGGCCGGAAGCAGCGAGTGGTTGCTGACCGGGTACTTGACAAGGTACATGCTGTTGCTTACCCAAACGAAACTTTGGGTGAAAGATACATGCATGCTTCCTGTAACGCTATAACAAACGGATATGATCAAATGGACAGGGAAAAACTAAATGACGCTCTTGGGTATTCTGGGTTCAGAAATTCTGAATTAAATAGTTCTGACAATGATGCTAGCTCAGTTGGTAGTTGTAGCGTTACTAACCTGTGTCTTAAAAACTATTATAATCGTTTTATGCCTGTGCATTGCCAAGAGACAGACACCCTTAGTGATGCAGAGTTGTATCATCGTCCAGGCTCTGAGAGGGAGAGTTCCTCTCTCCCCTCAAATGAGGAGGTTGAGGTCAGTATACATAGCTTAGAGTTGCATGCTTACCGCAGCACTCTGGAAGCTTTGTATGCTTCTGGTCCCTTAAGTTGGGATCAGGAAGCATTATTGACTAATCTTCGTATTATGCTCCACATTTCAAATGATGAACATTTGAAGGAGCTGAAACACCTAATTTCCACTAAAACTGCAAATTACTGTTAG